One Acropora palmata chromosome 2, jaAcrPala1.3, whole genome shotgun sequence genomic window carries:
- the LOC141874508 gene encoding glutamyl aminopeptidase-like isoform X2, giving the protein MAEKMLMGGNVSGINSEEQSEKKGQVFVITRNKAIVLAIIVVAIIIFVGVMSGVLSAKKARKDALDEAKRDRRQGSETASSATSATVVTPTEKTGPEPWYKIRLPENIRPLHYNFYLDPYLEQNTFQGNVTILVEVTAASEFMSYILIHINDMNVTRAKVYKQSADTKSDTASPGDEVALKRTFEYPKNDFFIFELEKDLKVGKYVVRMEYKSTFSSQLNGLYISTYTNEKGENRRLATTKFEPTDARKALPCFDEPAMKATFSTVIVHDTEYTALSNMPVYKQQSLPNGRIASHFKKSVPMSTYLLAFIVCDFKYTNATTGVYNNITLRVWTTPAQVSQTEYALGVGKDVITYYEGYYNLGYPLPKQDMIAIPDFSSGAMENWGLITYRETALLFNKGVSAEANKQRVAVVVSHELAHQWFGNIVSPKWWNDLWLNEGFASFVEYLGVNHTHPDWEMMEQFLLSDLQLVFPLDSLASSHPISVDVDHPKKIKQLFDRISYSKGSSIIRMLEGFVGREKFKEGLSYYLRKYAFANAETKDLWNALGEKAEMDVKTIMDTWTLQMGFPVVTIKRAGSDKATATQKHFLLDPNAVVKEPSPFKYKWYVPLTYIFQGSAQDPKTTWMNVSSDKVEFAWPPGKWIKGNFRQVGYYRVHYEDDNWQALIAQLDSDPMVFTAADRSSLIDDAFSLARAGYLKYSIALGTVGYLEKETRYVPWKTALNSLGFLGGILGDRRGNGYFQKFVRSKVKGLADKLGWKNQKNDSHINKYLRSSILRAACRSGDADALSNATQMFKEWKSGQRSEIDVDLRTLVYYYGIANTGLDEWQWLFNKFLNTTDASEKGKMMYALAGSSQTWILNTYLAYSLDSSKIRSQDAVSVITYVASNPVGKYLAWNFVQNNWKTLFEMFSTSTFRLTSLTSGVTRFSTEAELEQMKAFFNRSEAGTSENARKQAIEKTQANIEWLKKYEDIVTNWFKIAVVA; this is encoded by the exons ATGGCTGAGAAAATGCTAATGGGCGGCAATGTGAGCGGAATAAACTCTGAGGAACAGTCTGAGAAGAAGGGACAAGTTTTCGTGATAACGCGGAACAAAGCCATAGTTCTGGCTATTATAGTTGTGGCGATCATCATCTTTGTCGGTGTGATGTCGGGTGTCTTAAGCGCtaagaaagcaagaaaagatgCGCTGGATGAAGCTAAAAGAGACAGGAGACAGGGAAGTGAAACTGCGTCTAGCGCAACCTCTGCAACCGTTGTCACCCCAACGGAAAAAACTGGACCGGAGCCATGGTATAAAATCCGATTGCCAGAAAACATTCGACCGTTGCattacaatttttatttggatCCGTATTTGGAACAGAATACATTTCAGGGCAATGTGACCATTCTGGTCGAAGTCACTGCTGCATCAGAGTTCATGTCGTACATTTTGATTCACATCAATGACATGAATGTAACAAGAGCTAAAGTTTACAAACAATCTGCCGATACAAAATCTGACACTGCGTCCCCTGGCGATGAAGTGGCGCTTAAAAGAACATTTGAATATCCCAAAAACGACTTCTTCATTTTCGAATTGGAGAAGGACCTTAAAGTTGGAAAATATGTTGTCCGCATGGAATACAAATCGACGTTTTCAAGTCAGCTTAACGGTCTTTATATTAGCACCTACACCAACGAAAAAGGCGAAAACAG ACGTcttgcaacaacaaaatttgagccCACAGATGCCAGGAAAGCTCTCCCATGTTTTGATGAGCCAGCCATGAAAGCTACATTTTCCACTGTGATTGTCCATGATACAGAGTACACTGCTCTGTCAAACATGCCAGTGTATAAACAACAATCATTACCAAATGGAAGGATTGCTTCTCATTTCAAGAAGTCAGTTCCAATGTCAACATATTTGCTAGCATTTATTGTCTGCGACTTCAAATACACAAATGCGACCACTGGAGTCTACAATAACATCACA ctTAGAGTCTGGACAACTCCTGCACAAGTGAGCCAAACTGAATATGCACTAGGTGTTGGCAAGGATGTCATAACATATTATGAGGGATACTATAACCTTGGCTATCCTCTTCCCAAACAAG ACATGATTGCTATTCCTGACTTTTCATCTGGTGCCATGGAAAACTGGGGTTTAATTACTTATCGTGAGACAGCTTTGCTGTTCAACAAAGGCGTGTCTGCAGAGGCAAACAAACAACGAGTTGCTGTGGTGGTTTCGCATGAACTAGCTCATCAG TGGTTTGGCAACATTGTCTCTCCTAAATGGTGGAATGACTTGTGGTTAAATGAGGGATTTGCTAGTTTTGTGGAGTATCTGGGCGTAAACCACACCCATCCAGACTGGGAAATG atggAACAGTTTCTCCTCTCTGATCTTCAACTTGTTTTTCCTCTGGATTCCCTCGCAAGTTCTCATCCTATCTCTGTTGATGTTGATCACCccaagaaaatcaaacagcTCTTTGATAGGATCTCTTACAGCAAG GGATCTTCTATCATTCGAATGCTTGAGGGTTTTGTTGGCAGGGAAAAATTCAAAGAGGGTCTGAGT TATTATTTGAGGAAATATGCATTTGCTAATGCCGAGACAAAAGACCTTTGGAATGCGTTGGGAGAG AAAGCTGAAATGGACGTCAAAACAATCATGGACACTTGGACACTGCAGATGGGATTTCCGGTGGTAACAATTAAACGAGCCGGTAGCGATAAAGCCACTGCTACTCAGAAACATTTCTTGTTGGATCCTAATGCAGTCGTCAAAGAACCTTCACCATTCAA ATACAAATGGTACGTTCCACTGACCTATATCTTTCAAGGCTCAGCTCAAGACCCAAAAACTACTTGGATGAATGTCTCAAGTGACAAAG TCGAGTTTGCTTGGCCCCCGGGAAAATGGATAAAGGGAAATTTCAGACAAGTGGGATACTACAGGGTACACTATGAGGACGATAATTGGCAAGCACTGATCGCACAATTGGACAGCGATCCAATG GTGTTCACCGCAGCGGACCGGTCAAGTTTAATTGATGATGCTTTTAGCCTAGCAAG GGCTGGTTACCTCAAATATTCCATTGCCTTGGGTACTGTGGGAtatcttgaaaaagaaaccagGTATGTTCCATGGAAGACAGCACTGAACAGTCTTGGTTTCCTTGGTGGCATCCTAGGGGACAGACGTGGAAATGGTTACTTTCAG AAATTTGTTAGGAGTAAAGTAAAGGGCCTTGCGGATAAGCTGGGATGGAAAAACCAGAAAAACGACTCGCACATCAACAA GTACTTGCGAAGTTCAATTTTGCGCGCCGCTTGTCGATCTGGAGACGCTGACGCCCTGTCAAATGCAACTCAGATGTTTAAAGAATGGAAAAGCGGACAGAG ATCAGAAATAGATGTAGACTTGCGCACGCTGGTATACTATTATGGGATTGCCAACACTGGTTTGGACGAGTGGCAATGGTTGTTCAACAAATTCCTCAACACCACAGACGCGTCTGAAAAGGGCAAAATGATGTATGCTCTGGCTGGCTCAAGCCAAACATGGATCCTAAACAC ATACCTGGCGTACTCTCTTGACTCTTCCAAGATTCGCTCCCAGGATGCTGTCAGTGTCATCACGTATGTCGCTTCGAATCCTGTAGGAAAATACTTGGCCTGGAATTTTGTCCAAAATAACTGGAAGACATTGTTTGAAAT GTTTAGTACCAGTACCTTCCGTCTTACAAGTCTGACTTCCGGTGTGACTCGGTTTAGTACCGAGGCCGAACTGGAACAG
- the LOC141874508 gene encoding aminopeptidase A-like isoform X1 — protein sequence MFQAKEMGEHFLMEEERRDDDVSDGEVFPKKAQVFVISRTKAIALAVIVVAIIIFFAVISGVFSARKARKDALKEIQRDKRQGDLSGSTSRSVINATDATTSVISSPKPTSTAGSTLAITPTDHDPKDLKPWSQIRLPQNIRPIHYDLYLDPDLEMNTFQGNVSILIEVTAKSEFMSYILIHIKDMNVTRAQVHKVYGDVKSDTTSPGVEVALKRTFEYPENDFFIFELKNDLEIGKYVMYMEYKSTFSKHLNGLYISTYTNEKGQKRRLATTKFEPTDARKALPCFDEPAMKATFSTVIVHDTEYTALSNMPVYKQQSLPNGRIASHFKKSVPMSTYLLAFIVCDFKYTNATTGVYNNITLRVWTTPAQVSQTEYALGVGKDVITYYEGYYNLGYPLPKQDMIAIPDFSSGAMENWGLITYRETALLFNKGVSAEANKQRVAVVVSHELAHQWFGNIVSPKWWNDLWLNEGFASFVEYLGVNHTHPDWEMMEQFLLSDLQLVFPLDSLASSHPISVDVDHPKKIKQLFDRISYSKGSSIIRMLEGFVGREKFKEGLSYYLRKYAFANAETKDLWNALGEKAEMDVKTIMDTWTLQMGFPVVTIKRAGSDKATATQKHFLLDPNAVVKEPSPFKYKWYVPLTYIFQGSAQDPKTTWMNVSSDKVEFAWPPGKWIKGNFRQVGYYRVHYEDDNWQALIAQLDSDPMVFTAADRSSLIDDAFSLARAGYLKYSIALGTVGYLEKETRYVPWKTALNSLGFLGGILGDRRGNGYFQKFVRSKVKGLADKLGWKNQKNDSHINKYLRSSILRAACRSGDADALSNATQMFKEWKSGQRSEIDVDLRTLVYYYGIANTGLDEWQWLFNKFLNTTDASEKGKMMYALAGSSQTWILNTYLAYSLDSSKIRSQDAVSVITYVASNPVGKYLAWNFVQNNWKTLFEMFSTSTFRLTSLTSGVTRFSTEAELEQMKAFFNRSEAGTSENARKQAIEKTQANIEWLKKYEDIVTNWFKIAVVA from the exons atgttTCAGGCGAAGGAAATGGGCGAACATTTTCTCATGGAAGAAGAAAGACGCGATGATGATGTGTCGGATGGAGAAGTTTTTCCAAAGAAAGCGCAGGTTTTCGTGATAAGTCGTACGAAAGCGATAGCATTGGCCGTTATCGTTGTCgcaatcataatttttttcgccGTCATATCGGGTGTTTTCAGCGCTAGAAAGGCAAGGAAAGATGCACTTAAGGAAATTCAAAGGGATAAAAGACAGGGTGATTTATCTGGCAGTACCAGTAGAAGTGTTATTAACGCAACAGACGCAACCACATCTGTCATCAGTTCCCCCAAACCAACATCAACTGCAGGTTCGACTTTAGCAATCACACCTACTGATCACGATCCCAAAGATTTGAAGCCATGGTCCCAAATACGATTGCCACAAAATATTCGACCTATTCACTATGACCTTTATTTGGACCCGGATTTGGAAATGAATACGTTTCAGGGGAACGTGTCCATCCTGATCGAAGTCACTGCTAAATCAGAGTTCATGTCGTACATTTTGATTCATATAAAAGACATGAATGTGACAAGAGCTCAAGTTCACAAAGTTTATGGCGATGTGAAATCTGACACTACGTCCCCTGGCGTTGAAGTGGCACTTAAGAGGACATTTGAATATCCCGAAAatgatttcttcattttcgaATTGAAAAACGACCTTGAAATTGGAAAATATGTTATGTACATGGAATACAAATCAACATTCTCGAAGCATCTCAATGGTCTTTACATTAGCACCTATACAAACGAAAAGGGCCAAAAGAG ACGTcttgcaacaacaaaatttgagccCACAGATGCCAGGAAAGCTCTCCCATGTTTTGATGAGCCAGCCATGAAAGCTACATTTTCCACTGTGATTGTCCATGATACAGAGTACACTGCTCTGTCAAACATGCCAGTGTATAAACAACAATCATTACCAAATGGAAGGATTGCTTCTCATTTCAAGAAGTCAGTTCCAATGTCAACATATTTGCTAGCATTTATTGTCTGCGACTTCAAATACACAAATGCGACCACTGGAGTCTACAATAACATCACA ctTAGAGTCTGGACAACTCCTGCACAAGTGAGCCAAACTGAATATGCACTAGGTGTTGGCAAGGATGTCATAACATATTATGAGGGATACTATAACCTTGGCTATCCTCTTCCCAAACAAG ACATGATTGCTATTCCTGACTTTTCATCTGGTGCCATGGAAAACTGGGGTTTAATTACTTATCGTGAGACAGCTTTGCTGTTCAACAAAGGCGTGTCTGCAGAGGCAAACAAACAACGAGTTGCTGTGGTGGTTTCGCATGAACTAGCTCATCAG TGGTTTGGCAACATTGTCTCTCCTAAATGGTGGAATGACTTGTGGTTAAATGAGGGATTTGCTAGTTTTGTGGAGTATCTGGGCGTAAACCACACCCATCCAGACTGGGAAATG atggAACAGTTTCTCCTCTCTGATCTTCAACTTGTTTTTCCTCTGGATTCCCTCGCAAGTTCTCATCCTATCTCTGTTGATGTTGATCACCccaagaaaatcaaacagcTCTTTGATAGGATCTCTTACAGCAAG GGATCTTCTATCATTCGAATGCTTGAGGGTTTTGTTGGCAGGGAAAAATTCAAAGAGGGTCTGAGT TATTATTTGAGGAAATATGCATTTGCTAATGCCGAGACAAAAGACCTTTGGAATGCGTTGGGAGAG AAAGCTGAAATGGACGTCAAAACAATCATGGACACTTGGACACTGCAGATGGGATTTCCGGTGGTAACAATTAAACGAGCCGGTAGCGATAAAGCCACTGCTACTCAGAAACATTTCTTGTTGGATCCTAATGCAGTCGTCAAAGAACCTTCACCATTCAA ATACAAATGGTACGTTCCACTGACCTATATCTTTCAAGGCTCAGCTCAAGACCCAAAAACTACTTGGATGAATGTCTCAAGTGACAAAG TCGAGTTTGCTTGGCCCCCGGGAAAATGGATAAAGGGAAATTTCAGACAAGTGGGATACTACAGGGTACACTATGAGGACGATAATTGGCAAGCACTGATCGCACAATTGGACAGCGATCCAATG GTGTTCACCGCAGCGGACCGGTCAAGTTTAATTGATGATGCTTTTAGCCTAGCAAG GGCTGGTTACCTCAAATATTCCATTGCCTTGGGTACTGTGGGAtatcttgaaaaagaaaccagGTATGTTCCATGGAAGACAGCACTGAACAGTCTTGGTTTCCTTGGTGGCATCCTAGGGGACAGACGTGGAAATGGTTACTTTCAG AAATTTGTTAGGAGTAAAGTAAAGGGCCTTGCGGATAAGCTGGGATGGAAAAACCAGAAAAACGACTCGCACATCAACAA GTACTTGCGAAGTTCAATTTTGCGCGCCGCTTGTCGATCTGGAGACGCTGACGCCCTGTCAAATGCAACTCAGATGTTTAAAGAATGGAAAAGCGGACAGAG ATCAGAAATAGATGTAGACTTGCGCACGCTGGTATACTATTATGGGATTGCCAACACTGGTTTGGACGAGTGGCAATGGTTGTTCAACAAATTCCTCAACACCACAGACGCGTCTGAAAAGGGCAAAATGATGTATGCTCTGGCTGGCTCAAGCCAAACATGGATCCTAAACAC ATACCTGGCGTACTCTCTTGACTCTTCCAAGATTCGCTCCCAGGATGCTGTCAGTGTCATCACGTATGTCGCTTCGAATCCTGTAGGAAAATACTTGGCCTGGAATTTTGTCCAAAATAACTGGAAGACATTGTTTGAAAT GTTTAGTACCAGTACCTTCCGTCTTACAAGTCTGACTTCCGGTGTGACTCGGTTTAGTACCGAGGCCGAACTGGAACAG
- the LOC141874517 gene encoding uncharacterized protein LOC141874517, translating into MVSKYGKAALMATFDVETAYRNIAVHPGDRYLLGLKWRDRYYVDLALPFGLRSAPFIFNSVADMVEWILRHAHNVLDLMHYLDDFITAGPPESSQCEDNMAKSLAVCRVLGLPLHPDKCIGPSSRLLVLDIELDSMAQVARLPEDKLCALQELIHSWRNRRWCTRRQLESLIGHLHHAAKVVWLGRTFLRRMIDLLRCFRKRDYPIRLNTEFHLDLQWWFQFLFSWNRVAFWLFPGTAAAPNLVVTSDASGSLGFGDYFRGEWFSGSWTTSQASQSIAYKELFPVVIAAHLWGPQWARRYVLFRSDNEAVVYILNSRTSKIPDLMRLLRHLLASAARFNFFSSQHVPGHHNSVVDALSRFYWQEFRSLAPEAQLLPVSVPPQLLKELTSHP; encoded by the coding sequence ATGGTTTCAAAGTATGGTAAAGCAGCCCTGATGGCTACGTTTGATGTGGAGACAGCTTATCGCAACATAGCCGTCCATCCTGGAGATCGATATCTGTTGGGCTTGAAGTGGCGGGATCGTTATTATGTGGATTTAGCCTTACCGTTCGGTCTCCGCTCGGCACCCTTTATCTTCAATTCTGTGGCCGACATGGTGGAGTGGATTCTCCGTCATGCTCACAACGTCTTGGACTTGATGCACTATTTAGATGACTTCATAACCGCAGGCCCCCCAGAATCCAGTCAATGTGAAGACAATATGGCGAAGTCATTGGCAGTTTGCAGAGTGTTAGGGCTACCTCTCCATCCTGACAAGTGTATCGGTCCGTCCTCTCGCTTGCTAGTACTAGACATCGAATTGGATTCCATGGCTCAGGTCGCTCGCCTTCCAGAAGATAAGCTTTGCGCTTTGCAGGAACTGATTCATTCGTGGCGCAATCGTCGCTGGTGTACCAGGCGTCAATTGGAGTCTCTTATTGGCCATTTACATCACGCTGCAAAGGTTGTGTGGCTAGGGCGTACCTTTTTGCGCCGCATGATCGACCTGCTCCGTTGTTTCCGAAAGCGCGACTATCCCATTCGCTTAAACACGGAATTTCACCTGGATCTCCAGTGGTGGTTTCAGTTCTTGTTCTCTTGGAATCGAGTTGCCTTTTGGCTGTTTCCAGGCACGGCAGCTGCCCCTAACTTGGTGGTCACTTCAGATGCTTCTGGCTCCCTAGGCTTTGGCGACTACTTCAGGGGAGAGTGGTTCTCCGGCTCCTGGACAACCTCCCAAGCCTCTCAGTCCATAGCATACAAGGAGCTGTTTCCAGTCGTGATTGCTGCTCATCTGTGGGGCCCTCAGTGGGCTAGGCGTTACGTTCTTTTTCGTTCGGATAACGAGGCAGTAGTGTACATCCTTAACTCCAGAACATCCAAGATCCCGGATCTGATGCGCCTGCTCCGCCATCTTCTTGCATCCGCTGCgcgttttaattttttttcctcccaGCATGTTCCCGGGCATCATAATAGTGTGGTTGATGCACTGTCCCGCTTTTATTGGCAGGAGTTCAGGAGTCTGGCGCCAGAAGCTCAGTTACTTCCAGTGTCTGTCCCACCTCAGCTGTTGAAGGAGTTGACCAGCCATCCTTAG
- the LOC141865126 gene encoding uncharacterized protein LOC141865126, translating to ITDDILLNIFNSLDLSLPDHCMFRAACTLAYFGFLRSAELTVPNLASFSPALHLGVVDISVDSDSHPDCLRVRIKASKTDPYRKGCFIHIGKGSFPLCALQALMAYLVVRGNSGGPLFLFQDGRPLSRALLTGSLRQILERAGVPGNFSSHSFRIGAATVAAYRGIPDHLIQALGRWYSNAYKSYISTPSETLASLSSHLTYGPLGP from the coding sequence ATCACAGATGATATCCTGCTGAATATCTTTAATTCCTTAGATCTATCACTTCCGGACCATTGCATGTTCAGGGCTGCATGTACTCTGgcttattttggttttctgcGATCGGCAGAACTTACGGTTCCCAATCTGGCCAGTTTCTCCCCTGCTCTTCACTTGGGTGTTGTCGATATTTCTGTAGATTCAGACTCCCACCCTGATTGCCTGCGAGTGCGGATTAAAGCTTCCAAGACTGACCCTTATCGCAAAGGTTGCTTCATCCACATTGGAAAGGGTAGCTTTCCACTCTGTGCCCTCCAGGCGCTCATGGCATATCTGGTAGTCCGCGGTAATTCTGGTGGCCCACTCTTCCTATTTCAGGATGGTCGGCCATTGTCTCGTGCTCTCCTTACTGGCTCGCTCAGGCAGATTTTGGAACGTGCCGGAGTTCCAGGGAACTTTTCCAGCCACAGTTTTCGTATCGGAGCGGCCACAGTTGCAGCTTATCGCGGCATCCCTGACCACCTCATTCAAGCCTTGGGCCGCTGGTATAGCAATGCCTATAAGTCTTACATCAGCACACCTTCTGAAACACTGGCTTCACTCTCCTCTCATCTGACTTATGGGCCCCTTGGTCCCTGA